A portion of the Leptidea sinapis chromosome 13, ilLepSina1.1, whole genome shotgun sequence genome contains these proteins:
- the LOC126967637 gene encoding zinc finger protein 708-like: MASPPPNPREGEEGGSEFAEETRSERTPAPQKTFIAPPASQLQTKLEFVARGGTGRSVKHTFRTVKVARRVPTLPLKPYEEGSGGASGSSEAGGSGLGRGSVPTLERRPRRDRSKRHVCNACDKRFSSPGKLSQHIFSHTGELPFACNFCEKRFNSRFKLVRHSLIHSEDKAFSCTVCGKTFSRKDHLTNHVRVHNPEKTLYTCERNDCKKSYTSLLSYRKHAALHSAEEGNLQCKICDEVFSTKQEIVYHLKVHTGSRTIKSETDKKFTCERCDRKFFTAKDVRRHLVVHTGRRDFLCPYCPQKFGRKDHLVRHVKNAHPDQSWRSAAVGTSKDPPPEATAFEKSFSSFDIEIPGSEFDVWKPVSPKQETIEGRTDVPASDIIVEIPDLELPNIKVEPLDIKLEVSRSPSEMLDYPVVYVVPPPYSQTTPELPYITTQDLSDTMNLLGSDNVESMLIDPGEGPSGLSREMLGLLDENNTTFSSEESGRSQRLPAFTQAFQTAQSPKPPPPPAPPH, translated from the coding sequence ATGGCCAGTCCACCACCGAACCCTAGAGAAGGTGAGGAGGGCGGCTCCGAGTTCGCGGAGGAAACGAGAAGTGAACGTACGCCCGCCCCGCAGAAGACGTTCATAGCACCTCCCGCCTCACAGCTGCAGACGAAGTTGGAGTTTGTAGCTCGCGGTGGCACTGGTCGAAGTGTAAAGCACACATTCAGAACCGTGAAAGTGGCGCGGAGGGTGCCCACGCTGCCGTTAAAGCCGTATGAAGAGGGTTCGGGCGGCGCGAGTGGCTCCAGTGAAGCAGGTGGATCTGGCCTGGGCAGAGGCTCGGTGCCCACCCTGGAGCGTCGCCCGCGCCGCGATCGAAGCAAACGACATGTCTGCAATGCCTGTGACAAACGATTCTCTAGCCCGGGTAAACTCAGTCAGCACATATTCTCTCACACAGGTGAGCTGCCATTTGCTTGTAACTTTTGTGAAAAACGTTTTAATTCTAGATTCAAACTTGTGAGGCACAGCCTTATACATAGTGAAGATAAAGCCTTCTCTTGTACAGTCTGTGGCAAGACTTTCAGTCGAAAAGATCATCTCACTAATCATGTCCGTGTACATAATCCTGAAAAAACACTTTATACTTGTGAGAGAAATGATTGTAAGAAGTCTTACACATCTCTGCTTAGTTATCGTAAGCATGCAGCGCTTCATTCAGCTGAAGAGGGCAACTTACAATGTAAGATATGTGATGAAGTTTTTAGTACAAAACAGGAAATAGTTTATCACCTAAAAGTTCATACTGGCAGTCGTACTATTAAGAGTGAGACTGATAAGAAATTTACTTGTGAACGCTGTGACCGAAAGTTTTTTACTGCAAAAGATGTAAGGCGTCATCTCGTGGTACACACAGGTAGACGTGATTTTTTATGTCCATATTGCCCCCAAAAGTTTGGAAGAAAGGATCATCTGGTCAGGCATGTCAAAAATGCTCATCCAGATCAATCCTGGCGGTCAGCAGCAGTAGGAACCTCTAAAGATCCACCTCCTGAGGCCACAGCATTTGAAAAAAGCTTTTCGTCATTTGATATAGAGATACCTGGGTCTGAATTTGATGTCTGGAAACCGGTATCTCCCAAGCAGGAGACTATTGAAGGCAGGACAGATGTACCAGCATCAGATATCATTGTTGAAATTCCTGACCTAGAACTGCCAAATATAAAAGTGGAGCCATTAGATATTAAATTAGAAGTATCAAGGTCACCCAGTGAAATGCTGGACTACCCTGTTGTGTATGTCGTCCCTCCACCCTACTCCCAAACAACACCTGAACTACCTTATATTACAACACAGGATTTGAGTGACACTATGAATTTGCTTGGTTCGGATAATGTTGAATCTATGCTTATAGATCCTGGGGAAGGACCATCAGGCCTTTCTAGAGAAATGTTAGGACTATTAGATGAGAATAATACAACATTTTCAAGTGAGGAAAGTGGACGCAGTCAACGTTTGCCTGCCTTTACTCAAGCATTTCAAACTGCTCAAAGCCCGAAACCCCCTCCCCCACCTGCCCCTCCTCATTAG
- the LOC126967673 gene encoding elongin-C produces the protein MSDANVGSMAASALSVGEDRSTSIPAGSDEKEKYYGGCEGPDAMYVKLVSSDGHEFIVKREHALTSGTIKAMLSGPGQFAENEANEVNFREIPSHVLQKVCMYFTYKVRYTNSSTEIPEFPIAPEIALELLMAANFLDC, from the exons ATGTCAGATGCCAACGTAGGATCGATGGCAGCATCTGCTTTAAGTGTAGGGGAAGATCGATCTACAAGTATTCCAGCTGGATCAG ATGAAAAGGAGAAGTATTATGGAGGCTGTGAGGGCCCAGATGCTATGTATGTGAAGCTTGTTTCATCAGATGGTCATGAGTTTATTGTCAAACGAGAGCATGCACTTACATCTGGGACTATCAAAGCAATGTTGAGTGGTCCAGGACAGTTTGCTGAGAATGAGGCTAATGAAGTTAATTTTAGGGAGATACC GTCACATGTATTGCAGAAGGTGTGTATGTATTTCACATACAAGGTCCGTTACACAAACTCGTCTACAGAGATCCCGGAGTTCCCCATTGCACCCGAAATAGCCCTAGAACTGCTTATGGCTGCTAACTTCTTGGACTGTTAA